The following are from one region of the Quercus robur chromosome 1, dhQueRobu3.1, whole genome shotgun sequence genome:
- the LOC126713222 gene encoding 60S ribosomal protein L5, mitochondrial, translating into MAFVQSDAVRKRTAIESAVGLEGYGWLVVPKAPYDFIIINGKLAMEIPFGQKFIQTQRGLTGKSFRSNPGSNKDKGYVSDLARQSTLRGHGMYNLSVRISTVMSLLDSPVEIRENSIQFSMETEFCEFSPELEDHFEIFEHIRGFNVTIVTSANTQDETLPPWSGFLQKDEWET; encoded by the exons ATGGCTTTTGTTCAATCAGACGCTGTTAGAAAG AGGACTGCTATTGAATCAGCTGTGGGACTTGAAGGATATGGCTGGCTTGTAGTACCAAAGGCACCCTATGatttcataataataaatggaaaattggCTATGGAGATTCCGTTCGGTCAGAAATTCATACAGACACAAAGGGGTTTGACAGGAAAGTCGTTTCGATCCAATCCAGGGTCAAATAAAGACAAAGGATATGTCAGTGACCTAGCACGACAAAGCACTCTCCGAGGGCATGGAATGTATAATTTATCGGTCAGAATCTCGACAGTAATGTCTCTGTTAGATTCTCCGGTCGAAATACGGGAAAACTCCATTCAATTCTCGATGGAAACAGAGTTTTGCGAATTCTCCCCAGAACTGGAAGATCATTTCGAGATCTTCGAACATATTCGAGGGTTCAACGTGACTATTGTCACTTCGGCCAACACACAAGATGAGACTTTACCACCGTGGAGCGGCTTTTTGCAAAAAGATGAGTGGGAAACTTAG
- the LOC126713236 gene encoding uncharacterized protein LOC126713236, with protein MGLDKDTHDISIVFRAPQQLVGTQVFYNSIPLQCDNDANIMWGVIKRAGQFIGSDLYVTVHTHEFNVDGGSQYGSRVGEQESVLVTVVYQSVTLETSLPYNCQPWNGVAMDNTEDAEVLGSIHTHEDEGYTHRNEDIQTYLDKATEMDDTRDVYEEFINNDGPVENPELLDELQAENNPNPNPEWFTSNTWDDIDDPSPSLETGLLSWRLGDEPSKGMLFKNKVAVQHALTMFSVGLNKKFKYMKLDPERLVVTCVHDACLWSIRAIYSKRYKLWMITTCKGPHTCSSLQVDHDGRMMDSKFIAIALESYVWEDISRTVATLRSVLHAQHGHWASHYKVWDAKQKAVAAIYGDFDESYTELPRFLAALKDADPTTVTQLTCDHRSVPGTCTFNCAFWAFGPCIEGFKYCRPVISIDVTHLYGKYKGKLLIAMATDANNEVYPLAFAVVESERKETWGWFLACLK; from the coding sequence ATGGGGTTAGACAAGGATACCCACGACATCTCCATTGTATTTCGGGCTCCGCAGCAACTAGTAGGTACCCAAGTGTTCTACAATTCAATTCCGTTACAATGCGACAATGATGCAAATATAATGTGGGGAGTGATAAAGCGGGCAGGGCAATTCATAGGTTCTGACTTGTATGTAACTGTCCATACCCATGAGTTCAATGTCGACGGGGGTTCGCAATATGGCAGTAGAGTTGGAGAGCAAGAATCAGTTCTTGTAACCGTTGTGTACCAGTCAGTTACACTTGAGACATCTTTGCCCTACAACTGTCAACCATGGAATGGGGTTGCTATGGACAATACTGAAGACGCCGAAGTGTTAGGGTCTATCCATACCCATGAGGATGAAGGATATACTCACCGAAATGAAGATATCCAAACCTACTTGGACAAGGCAACCGAAATGGATGACACTCGAGATGTGTATGAGGAGTTCATTAATAACGATGGACCGGTAGAGAATCCAGAATTGTTAGATGAACTACAAGCAGAAAATAATCCGAACCCTAACCCCGAATGGTTCACGTCAAACACATGGGATGACATTGATGACCCATCACCTTCCCTGGAAACAGGTCTGCTGAGTTGGCGACTGGGGGACGAACCGAGCAAGGGGATGCTATTCAAGAATAAAGTTGCAGTTCAGCACGCGCTAACCATGTTCTCCGTTGGgctcaataaaaaatttaagtacatgAAGTTAGACCCCGAGAGATTGGTTGTAACGTGTGTACACGATGCATGTCTGTGGTCAATTCGAGCTATCTACAGCAAAAGGTACAAGCTGTGGATGATCACAACATGTAAGGGTCCCCACACTTGCTCATCACTCCAAGTGGATCATGATGGAAGGATGATGGATTCGAAGTTCATTGCCATCGCACTTGAGTCATACGTATGGGAAGATATTTCAAGAACAGTAGCAACCCTGCGTAGTGTTCTTCATGCACAGCACGGCCATTGGGCGTCTCACTATAAGGTTTGGGATGCAAAACAGAAAGCCGTTGCAGCCATCTATGGTGATTTCGATGAGTCATACACAGAATTGCCTCGGTTCCTGGCAGCGTTAAAAGATGCAGATCCAACCACAGTGACACAATTGACGTGCGACCACCGTAGTGTGCCAGGAACTTGCACATTTAACTGTGCCTTTTGGGCTTTTGGTCCGTGTATAGAAGGGTTCAAGTATTGTAGGCCGGTGATAAGCATCGATGTAACGCACCTCTATGGCAAGTACAAGGGGAAGTTGTTGATAGCAATGGCAACGGATGCTAACAACGAGGTTTATCCACTCGCGTTTGCCGTTGTTGAGAGTGAGAGGAAGGAGACATGGGGATGGTTCTTGGCATGCCTGAAATGA
- the LOC126713231 gene encoding uncharacterized protein LOC126713231, with amino-acid sequence MYLAAYMESYRKTTRRYITRDSAYWEILVESNVELLLQCEPNSAVYNHLKRTLDLVGEMSRAALENARATVTEASTQATGCGGGGRGSRGRGRSGGRGYSGGRGGGHVDDDVLDDEALEGDWGMYMDGVGSSRCTSDAAAQPYHPPGHENSAEHTSCAQAGPRSPPPTRLSPLLFADSAHDGGCIFVPTPGRSTPPVVQAEPTQDPSLPNPDESAA; translated from the exons ATGTACCTTGCTGCTTACATGGAGTCGTACCGAAAGACGACGAGACGGTACATTACACGCGACTCGGCGTATTGGGAAATCCTG GTTGAGTCCAATGTGGAATTACTATTGCAATGCGAACCAAACTCCGCAGTGTACAACCACCTGAAGAGGACGCTGGATCTTGTCGGAGAGATGAGCCGAGCGGCATTGGAGAATGCGCGTGCCACGGTGACTGAGGCGAGCACACAGGCCACAGGCTGTGGTGGGGGAGGTCGTGGGTCTAGAGGGCGTGGACGCAGTGGAGGTCGTGGATACAGTGGAGGTCGTGGAGGTGGTCACGTGGATGACGATGTCTTGG ATGATGAGGCTTTGGAGGGCGACTGGGGCATGTACATGGATGGTGTCGGGTCATCGCGATGCACGTCTGACGCTGCTGCCCAGCCATACCACCCCCCTGGCCATGAGAATAGTGCAGAACACACATCCTGTGCCCAAGCTGGCCCTCGGTCCCCACCACCCACTCGGCTGTCTCCCCTATTGTTTGCCGACTCTGCCCACGACGGTGGCTGTATATTTGTACCCACCCCTGGCCGATCGACACCACCTGTAGTTCAAGCTGAGCCCACCCAGGACCCTTCACTTCCTAACCCTGACGAATCGGCTGCATAG